A single region of the Microbulbifer sp. MKSA007 genome encodes:
- a CDS encoding DUF6531 domain-containing protein has translation MIQLYIENSQGSRYAVRPGWICQTGPSRKIDAAELLRMFDTNTLQLVYDQYLGLYTTFAPDIDPEQERPPSQSRLSNVPGYLNERDKAIYRALAQNQLIIEEAPLPYSALGDLQTELVAKIRMGLQKIITQEVADKAFISQQTDWSWVKRVTTAKKKVKETDSSVWRLSIWSKSAVDVEKIVSPARQSFEFSSAAINYVLYEETPEEEADECVTSLYRGVIDVLGFNPSSVSKKQLRLSFNIAEVIYSDPTLRGAVFHFAQDYIKTQHSLQHTNLTASGTFEIILTIALAALTEGDVAITSLTKNKRLVKALRNIGDLMFDFARTKKQRKILAKNSGYRAVGKSTAVSGKKIPKIAAPRKNSRNLVQIKVGNELRENKRGSEQAFTVPHDVKSGFSKINCVRDYSYDTDNHISEVGENYNSDICQSDNVTGEVTRSVNLKTGEVQFTLEDLVLEGALPLSVTRTYRSSNSRNFGLGCGWTHTFSERLVWRPGKPILFFDSEGRIISLPVPGNSSRSHNIYERLTLTRVNDEHWIITTYGISNGVQRHFKATGETGALKLAEIRDDNDNFYLFNYSGEYLRSVESSSGEILYISSLDESPESHLINTLTKENNSGSSEVVAQYVFDSENNLTEAVDSVGNNEKYVYHKGLIKQRTLKTGYSFYFQWDAEGSSAHCIRQWGDPIGEKAAYSYQFIWEESGHGATMCDTRGGGNVFTSIIADYSRSIKMLKVEKRGMNTAI, from the coding sequence TTGATACAGCTCTATATCGAAAACTCTCAGGGCTCTCGTTATGCGGTGCGGCCTGGATGGATATGCCAGACGGGTCCCTCTAGAAAGATTGATGCTGCTGAATTATTGAGGATGTTCGATACTAACACTCTTCAGTTAGTGTATGACCAGTACCTTGGCTTATACACAACCTTTGCGCCAGATATAGACCCTGAGCAAGAGCGTCCCCCATCTCAATCGCGATTAAGTAATGTGCCTGGCTATCTTAATGAGCGGGATAAAGCCATTTATCGGGCATTGGCTCAGAATCAACTGATTATTGAAGAGGCCCCATTGCCATATTCGGCATTGGGGGATCTACAAACAGAGTTGGTTGCTAAGATTCGTATGGGCTTGCAGAAAATTATTACGCAGGAAGTTGCAGATAAGGCTTTTATTAGCCAGCAAACTGATTGGAGTTGGGTGAAGCGTGTAACAACTGCAAAAAAGAAAGTAAAAGAAACTGACAGCTCTGTGTGGCGCTTATCGATTTGGTCAAAGAGTGCTGTTGATGTTGAGAAGATAGTAAGTCCAGCACGTCAATCATTTGAGTTTAGCTCTGCGGCAATCAATTATGTCTTATATGAAGAAACTCCAGAAGAAGAAGCTGATGAATGTGTAACCTCCCTGTATCGAGGTGTGATTGATGTACTAGGCTTTAATCCCAGTTCTGTTTCAAAAAAGCAGCTCCGCTTGAGTTTCAACATAGCCGAGGTCATTTATAGTGACCCAACTCTTCGGGGAGCAGTTTTCCATTTTGCCCAGGACTACATCAAAACACAACATAGCTTGCAGCACACAAACTTAACTGCAAGTGGTACTTTTGAGATCATTTTGACTATAGCACTTGCGGCATTGACTGAGGGAGATGTAGCTATAACATCCTTAACTAAGAATAAGCGCTTAGTGAAAGCTTTACGTAATATTGGCGATTTAATGTTTGATTTTGCCAGGACAAAAAAGCAAAGGAAAATACTTGCTAAAAATTCAGGATATCGGGCAGTAGGCAAAAGTACTGCTGTATCCGGAAAGAAAATCCCCAAAATAGCTGCACCCAGAAAAAATAGTCGAAATTTAGTGCAAATCAAAGTGGGTAACGAGTTGCGAGAAAATAAAAGGGGTAGTGAACAAGCTTTCACAGTGCCCCATGATGTAAAGTCTGGATTTTCTAAGATAAATTGTGTCAGGGATTATTCATATGATACTGATAACCACATTAGCGAAGTAGGTGAAAATTATAACTCCGATATATGTCAGAGCGATAATGTTACTGGTGAAGTAACTAGGTCTGTAAATCTAAAAACTGGAGAGGTTCAGTTTACTTTAGAAGATTTGGTATTGGAGGGGGCACTACCCTTATCGGTAACTCGTACCTATCGCAGTAGTAATTCAAGAAATTTTGGATTGGGTTGTGGCTGGACTCATACATTTAGCGAGCGCTTGGTTTGGCGTCCAGGCAAACCCATACTCTTCTTTGATTCTGAAGGTAGAATAATTAGCTTGCCAGTTCCCGGAAATAGCTCGCGCAGTCATAATATTTATGAGAGATTAACTCTCACGCGAGTAAACGATGAGCATTGGATAATTACGACATATGGAATTTCCAATGGAGTACAAAGACATTTTAAAGCTACTGGTGAAACTGGTGCGTTAAAGCTCGCTGAGATTCGGGATGATAACGATAACTTTTATTTATTCAACTACTCAGGGGAGTATTTAAGATCGGTCGAGAGTAGTTCTGGTGAAATTTTATACATTAGCTCGCTTGATGAATCTCCTGAAAGTCACCTTATAAATACTTTGACAAAAGAAAATAATTCGGGAAGTTCTGAAGTAGTAGCTCAATATGTCTTTGATAGTGAAAATAATCTGACTGAAGCTGTAGACAGTGTTGGCAATAATGAAAAGTATGTTTATCACAAAGGCCTTATTAAACAAAGAACTTTAAAAACTGGTTATAGTTTTTATTTTCAGTGGGATGCTGAGGGTAGTTCAGCGCATTGTATACGGCAGTGGGGGGACCCTATTGGCGAAAAAGCTGCTTACAGTTATCAATTTATCTGGGAGGAAAGTGGTCACGGAGCAACGATGTGTGACACGAGAGGGGGCGGCAACGTTTTCACTTCAATAATCGCGGATTACTCACGTTCCATCAAGATGCTGAAGGTGGAGAAACGTGGTATGAATACAGCGATCTAG